One stretch of Drosophila teissieri strain GT53w unplaced genomic scaffold, Prin_Dtei_1.1 Segkk54_quiver_pilon_scaf, whole genome shotgun sequence DNA includes these proteins:
- the LOC122625682 gene encoding uncharacterized protein LOC122625682 yields MKVQVARWLPLVFFLLVSGTPRVAGSWRSENSRQDPDPKTRWGNQLPDMLVAYYRHHGVHSLMLVVCHTDIADFRLWTLWQHFNLNNFYVQVSTETSLRDLQHVDALDEHKDAPPPKSFHANNSTHWETSFLLPTLPYKVGILLLEFSSEGALNLLRWSAASEHNYFTTNRFWLLLTDDPGDIDFLEDPEIFIPPDSELRVLHYENDGNFSSSLIDLYKVAAWKPLKKTLVGHSIRNSRHVIHALQHFGSAITYRQNLEGIVFNSAIVIAFPDLFTNIEDLSLRHIDTISKVNHRLMLELANRLNMSYNTYQTVNYGWRQPNGSFDGLMGRFQRYELDLAQLAIFMRLDRIALVDFVAETYRVRAGIMFRQPPLSAVANIFAMPFENDVWVSILMLLIITTVVLVVELFFSPHNHDMSYMDTLNFVWGAMCQQGFYVEVRNRSARIIVFTTFVAALFLFTSFSANIVALLQSPSDAIQSLSDLGQSPLEIGVQDTQYNKIYFTESTDPVTKNLYHKKIASKGENIYMRPLLGMEKMRTGLFAYQVELQAGYQIVSDTFSEPEKCGLMELEPFQLPMLAIPTRKNFPYKELIRRQLRWQREVSLVNREERKWIPQKPKCEGGVGGFVSIGITECRYALGIFGCGAAASFGLFLLEFIFKYFKQVYRIIKGYREMQR; encoded by the exons ATGAAAGTTCAAGTCGCGCGCTGGCTCCCCCTGGTATTTTTCCTGCTCGTCAGTGGGACACCACGTGTCGCTGGCAGCTGGCGAAGCGAAAATTCCAGGCAGGATCCAGACCCGAAAACACGGTGGGGCAATCAGTTGCCGGATATGCTAGTCGCTTACTACCGCCACCACGGCGTTCACAGCCTGATGCTGGTCGTTTGTCACACGGACATTG CGGATTTTCGCCTTTGGACGCTTTGGCAGCACTTCAACCTCAACAATTTCTATGTGCAGGTCAGTACGGAGACCTCGCTGAGGGACCTGCAGCATGTCGATGCCCTGGATGAACATAAGGACGCTCCACCGCCCAAGAGTTTCCACGCCAACAACTCCACCCACTGGGAGACATCCTTCCTGCTCCCCACGCTGCCCTACAAAGTGGGCATCCTGCTGCTCGAGTTCAGCAGCGAGGGCGCGTTAAATCTACTCCGCTGGTCTGCGGCATCGGAACATAATTACTTCACCACCAACCGGTTCTGGTTGCTCTTGACCGATGATCCAGGCGATATCGATTTTTTAGAGGATCCGGAAATATTCATTCCCCCGGACAGTGAGTTGCGGGTCCTCCACTATGAAAACGATGGCAACTTCTCTTCCAGCTTGATTGATCTGTACAAGGTAGCTGCTTGGAAGCCTTTGAAGAAAACATTGGTGGGACATAGCATTCGAAATTCGCGCCACGTCATTCATGCCTTGCAGCACTTTGGTTCGGCCATAACTTATAGGCAGAATCTGGAGGGCATAGTATTCAACTCGGCCATAGTAATAGCCTTTCCGGACTTATTCACTAATATTGAAGATTTGTCACTAAGGCATATTGACACTATATCAAAGGTTAATCATCGCTTGATGCTGGAGTTGGCCAACAGATTGAATATGAG CTACAATACCTATCAAACCGTGAACTATGGATGGCGACAACCGAATGGATCGTTCGATGGTCTCATGGGACGTTTTCAACGGTATGAACTAGACTTGGCCCAGCTGGCGATCTTCATGAGATTGGATCGAATTGCATTGGTCGATTTTGTGGCCGAGACTTATCGAGTGAGAGCTGGGATTATGTTCCGGCAGCCACCTCTTTCGGCAGTGGCCAATATATTCGCAATGCCCTTTGAGAACGATGTGTGGGTCTCGATTTTGATGCTCCTAATCATCACGACCGTGGTTTTGGTTGTGGAACTGTTTTTTTCACCCCACAACCACGACATGTCCTACATGGATACACTGAATTTTGTTTGGGGTGCCATGTGTCAGCAGGGATTCTACGTGGAGGTGCGGAATCGATCGGCGAGGATCATTGTCTTTACCACTTTTGTTGCAGCtctctttttgtttacctCGTTTTCGGCCAATATCGTGGCACTGCTGCAAAGTCCATCGGATGCCATTCAGTCTTTGTCTGATCTGGGACAATCGCCTCTGGAAATTGGAGTTCAGGACACtcaatataataaaatatacttCACAGAGTCCACAGATCCCGTAACCAAGAATCTATACCACAAAAAGATCGCCTCGAAAGGTGAAAATATCTATATGCGACCATTACTAGGAATGGAAAAAATGCGAACCGGCTTATTTGCATATCAGGTTGAACTCCAGGCAGGTTACCAAATCGTCAGCGACACGTTTAGTGAGCCGGAAAAGTGCGGATTAATGGAACTGGAGCCTTTCCAGCTGCCCATGCTCGCTATTCCAACGAGGAAAAACTTTCCTTACAAGGAGCTCATTCGAAGACA ATTACGCTGGCAGCGAGAAGTAAGCTTGGTGAATCGTGAAGAGCGAAAGTGGATTCCTCAAAAGCCCAAATGCGAGGGCGGAGTAGGCGGATTTGTCTCCATAGGCATTACTGAGTGCCGGTATGCTTTGGGGATCTTTGGGTGTGGAGCAGCCGCCAGTTTTGGATTGTTCCTTTTGGAGTTTATCTTCAAATACTTCAAACAAGTTTATCGCATTATTAAAGGTTATAGAGAAATGCAGCGCTAG